The Chloroflexota bacterium genome contains the following window.
TGGTTTGTCGGCAGCTCTCGAGCTGCCGAGGCTTCACTGCGACCCTCCTTCAAGGGGAGGGGACGCCGCAAGGAGGGAAGAAATGGCTGAGCACATCAACGGACCCCTGTACTGGGAGCAGCTGGGCAAGAGTGGACTGCCGGTCGCCTTCGTGCACCCCAACCCGATGGATCACACCTGCTGGATCTACCAGATGGCGCACCTCTCCACCTGGTTCCGCTGCATCGGCATCGATCTGCCGGGCTACGGCAAGTCTCCCAAGGCCTCCCCGGGCTTGACGATGCGAGACATCGCGCAGGCATGCTGGGAAGCGATCGAGGAGGTCACCAGCGATCGAGCGATTATCGTCGGCGAATCCGTCGGGTCGAGCGTCGTCCAGCACATGGCCAACATGCGGCCGGAGCAGACCCTGGCCGTGGTCGTTTCGGGGACCGGGTTTGGCGGAAACAAGGAGTTCACGGTCAAGCGTCGCCGCGAGTACGGCGCTCGGGGCGTCGCGTTCCGCTTCGATCACACCTTCCAGGACTACAGCGCCCCGTTTCGCGCCACTCCGCTCGCCAGCTACTTCGCGCGCATCTTCGTCGAGCGCAACCGCTGGGCGGATGCGAACACCATCGTGGAGATGTTCCGCGCGCTCGGCGAGCCGGACCCCGAGTGGCTCCATTCCGGCATCAAGGCGCCGATGCTCGTCATCACGGGGAGCGAGGACAACTCACACGACTCTACGTGGGAGCTGCAGCGCAACGTGCCCGACTGCGAAGTCGTCACCATCGGCGGCGCTGGCCATTCCTGCAACATGGAGCAGCCGTGGGAATGGGACGCGATCTTTCTGGACTTCCTCCAGCGCCGCGGCCTCTTCGAAGGCGTGGGCGCGGACATCGCCTCTACGGGCGCGCCGATCCTTCGGGATAAGACGCCCGCCCGAGTTGGGCCTGACCCACGATTGTGACGGTCAAGTGATGGGCGGCGACCGGTAGCCACCGGTCGCCACCTGGTACTGGTGCGCCGCGCGCAGGACGAGCGCGTCTTCCCAGTGGCGACCCGAAATCGTCATCCCAACGGGGAGACCATCAGCGGTAAACCCGCACGGAACCGAAACGGCGGGCATGCCGGTGAAGTTGAACGGCGACGTGAGCGCATTAGTGATCGCGAGATTCCCGCCCGGCTTGCCGCCAGGAAGATCGCCCGTCACGTCGATCAAGAACGCCGGCGTCGGGTTCGTCGGGGTCACGATGACATCCACCTCCTGGAGCACGTTGGCGAACTCCCGACGGATCAGGCTACGGAGCCTGCCCGCCTGCGCCGCGTCTGCCCGCCGCACGAACTGTCCCGCGATCACGCGCTCCCAGATCGTGCGGTCCGCGAAGGCCTGCGGACCCAATCGGGCGTACTGAAGGAGGAACGCATTGCTTTCGTTGCCCTGGGCTGCGCTCACCAGGCCGATCTTCTCCACCCAGGGGATGTGAATCTCGTGGACCTCCCCGCCGATCGATGCGAGCTGACGGACCCCCTCGTGCACGAGCGCCTGGATCTCCGGCTCGGCATTCTCAAAGAAGTAACTCACCGGTACCCCAACCCGGAGCCCGCTGAGCGGCCGCCCGACCTCGGCGTGGTAATCGACGGAGGCCGACTGAATAGACGTGGGATCGTTCGCGTCGTATCCCGCGATTGCGCCCAGCAAAATGGCCGCGTCGCGGACATCCTTGGTGATCGGCCCCACGTGATCGCTCGTCGAGCTCGTCGGCGGCAGCTGGCCAAACCGGCTCACCAGCCCGTAGGTCGGCTTGAACCCGACCACCCCGCAGTAAGACGCTGGCGTCCGGATCGACCCCATGCCATCTGTTCCGAGCGACCCATAGATCAGCGAGGCGCTCACCGCCGCGGCGGACCCACCGCTCGAACCCCCGGGCACACGGGTCTCGTCCCAGGGATTGTGAACGGTGCCGAAGGGCCCGTTCGAGCAGGAGCCGCCCATCGCCCATTCGTGCATGTTGTTCTTGCCGACGATCGTTGCGCCCGCCGCCCGTAACCGCTGGACGACCGTCGCGTCGTAATCGGTGACGAACTCACTCATCAGCGCCGATCCGCTGGTCGTCGGCCAGCCCGCGACCGCGATGTTGTCTTTGATCCCGAGGGGAATCCCGTGGAGGGGCCCCCTATAGCCACCGCGCGCGATCTCCACCTCCGCGGCCAGGGCCTGCGTCAGGGCCTGCTCGGGCTCCAGACGAATGAAGGAGCGGAGACGCGGCTCCAGGCGGTCAATTCGGTCAAAGAGCGCCCGCGTCACCTCGACGGGCGACACGTCTCGGCTCTCGATCATCGGGGCTAGCTCGTGAATGGGCAGGAGCGACAGGTCAGGCATAACGGGGCAGCCGAAAATCTTCGACGTATTGTGTGGTGCGCGGGTCATCCCCACCGAAGTCGATGGCGTGCAGCTCCCGCATCCGCGCCTGCTGCCGCTCGACGACCGCGCGCAAGCGCTCCCGGTCTTCGGGCTCGAACGCGACGCCGACATACTCGACCAAGAGGGCGCGAAACACGTCGTCGGTCAGCATCTGCGACTCCCCCTCTGCTATTGGACATCCCAGGTGTAGGCATTCCATGCCTGGGTGCTCGATCCCGCGTTATTGGCTCCCACATTCTCAACGCGGTTCGCGATCATTGTCGCCTCGGCGTTGTAGAAGAGGCCCATCCACACAAGCTGGTCAGTCATGTGATGGACGATCTGGGCGAGCACATCCGTCCGCTCTGCCTTGGGGATTGTCGCCACGTACCGGTCGAGCAGGGCGTCGAACTCAGGGTTCCGGTAGCGGCTGCGGTTGTTGCCCGTGTAGTTATTCTCCGGCAGTGGCGTCTCAGATCCGTGGGCCCGCGTGACCGCCGGCGCATCGTTCGGTTGGCGGAGCAGCTCGAAGGACGGGAACGTGGCCCGCCATTCCCGATCGCGGACGCGCTGGATCGGGATCGGGAAGGGGTCGGCGCCCAGGCCAATCTGTTGCCAACCAGCGGCCACGGCGAAGGTCGTCTTCTCGATGATGTCATCGCCGGCGATGGTCCGGATCTCCAGCGTTGGTCGCTGCCCCGCGGCGTCCTGCCGCGTGCCATCTGGTCCCGCCTGATAGCCCAGGTCGGTGAGTAGCTGCGCTGCCTGCTTGGGATCGAACGGATAGCGCACGATATCGCGCTCGACGGCCGCATACTCCTCGGTGCCGGGAGCAAAAATATCGTCGGCAACCGGCGTGAGCCCCGCCTGCAGCGTCTCCGTGAGCTGCTTGCGGTCAATCGCGAGCAGGAGCGCGCGTCTGAGTCGGACGTCGGTCAGCGTGGCTGGGGTGGGATTGAGGAACTGGGGAAAGAGGGCGATCCAGCTCTTGAGGCCCACGTCCATCCGCCCGTTCGGCCAGCGGTCCCGCGTCTGTAGCGCCGATTCGAGCGAGATGTTGCGCCCCAAGGTGAGCTCGACTTCGCCGCTCAAGAGGCTTGCGACGATCGTGTTGGCATCGTTGATGAAGCGCACCTCGATGGTGTCCAGCTTGGGACCGCCGAGCACGTACTGCGGATTGGCGTCGGCGATCATATAGCTGCCCT
Protein-coding sequences here:
- a CDS encoding alpha/beta hydrolase; the encoded protein is MAEHINGPLYWEQLGKSGLPVAFVHPNPMDHTCWIYQMAHLSTWFRCIGIDLPGYGKSPKASPGLTMRDIAQACWEAIEEVTSDRAIIVGESVGSSVVQHMANMRPEQTLAVVVSGTGFGGNKEFTVKRRREYGARGVAFRFDHTFQDYSAPFRATPLASYFARIFVERNRWADANTIVEMFRALGEPDPEWLHSGIKAPMLVITGSEDNSHDSTWELQRNVPDCEVVTIGGAGHSCNMEQPWEWDAIFLDFLQRRGLFEGVGADIASTGAPILRDKTPARVGPDPRL
- a CDS encoding amidase; protein product: MIESRDVSPVEVTRALFDRIDRLEPRLRSFIRLEPEQALTQALAAEVEIARGGYRGPLHGIPLGIKDNIAVAGWPTTSGSALMSEFVTDYDATVVQRLRAAGATIVGKNNMHEWAMGGSCSNGPFGTVHNPWDETRVPGGSSGGSAAAVSASLIYGSLGTDGMGSIRTPASYCGVVGFKPTYGLVSRFGQLPPTSSTSDHVGPITKDVRDAAILLGAIAGYDANDPTSIQSASVDYHAEVGRPLSGLRVGVPVSYFFENAEPEIQALVHEGVRQLASIGGEVHEIHIPWVEKIGLVSAAQGNESNAFLLQYARLGPQAFADRTIWERVIAGQFVRRADAAQAGRLRSLIRREFANVLQEVDVIVTPTNPTPAFLIDVTGDLPGGKPGGNLAITNALTSPFNFTGMPAVSVPCGFTADGLPVGMTISGRHWEDALVLRAAHQYQVATGGYRSPPIT
- a CDS encoding ABC transporter substrate-binding protein, which codes for DTPDSSTIVVHWSRPFIDADTLFTTVRGIPLPEHILKGPYEAAKDGFTDLPYWSTNFVGTGPFRLRQWVQGSYMIADANPQYVLGGPKLDTIEVRFINDANTIVASLLSGEVELTLGRNISLESALQTRDRWPNGRMDVGLKSWIALFPQFLNPTPATLTDVRLRRALLLAIDRKQLTETLQAGLTPVADDIFAPGTEEYAAVERDIVRYPFDPKQAAQLLTDLGYQAGPDGTRQDAAGQRPTLEIRTIAGDDIIEKTTFAVAAGWQQIGLGADPFPIPIQRVRDREWRATFPSFELLRQPNDAPAVTRAHGSETPLPENNYTGNNRSRYRNPEFDALLDRYVATIPKAERTDVLAQIVHHMTDQLVWMGLFYNAEATMIANRVENVGANNAGSSTQAWNAYTWDVQ